TTGACCGAGATCTCGCCGTCCGGGGTCTCGAACAGCTCGATCCCGAACACGCCGCGCCCGTCGAGCGTCTCCAGGACGTCGCGGGCGACTTCGTCGGCGCGGTCGAGCACCTCGTCGTCGGTCCGCGCGGGGAGGATCGTCTCCCGGAGGATCTCCTCCTCGTGGACGTTCTCGCCCGCGGGGAAAGTGCGGACCTCGTCGTCGCCCTGGACGGCGATCACCGAGAGCTCGCGGGCGAAGTCGACGAACGTCTCCGCCATCGCGGGGCCGCCGACGGCCTCCATCGCGTCTTCGGCGTCTGCGGGGTCGGTGACGGGGACGTTGCCGCGGCCGTCGTAGCCGCCGGTGCGGGCCTTCAGCATCACCTCGCCGAACTCCGCGAGCGCCTCGCGGAGGTCGTCGGCGTCGTCGACCCGGCGGAACGGCGGCACGGGCACGCCCGCCTGCTCCAGCTCGCGCTTCTGGACGAGCTTGTCCTCGATGGTCTCCAAGGTCTCGGGCGCGGGGTTCACCGAGAGCCCGAACTCTCCGGCGACCGAATCGAGCAGCTCCGCGTCCGCGAGTTCGATCTCGAAGGTCAGGGCGTCGACGCGGGCGGCGAGCTCGCGGAACGCCTCGGGGTCGTCGAAGTCGCCGACGACCTGGTCGCGGGCGACCGGCGCGGCTGGGCAGTCCGGGGTCGGATCGAGGACGATCACCTCGACGCCGAGGGGCGCGGCCGCCTCGGCGAGCATCCGGCCGAGTTGGCCGCCGCCGACGACGCCGAGCGTGGGGCCGGGTACGGTGACGGTCACGGGCGAGAGTACCGAAGGATGGTGAATAAACCTTGCCGAACGGGTCGGAGAATGTGCAGGGACGTGCGTATCCTCCCGGAGCTCCCGATTATTCGACCGGCTCGCCGCGCTCGGCGTACTCCGGCGCCACCTCGCGCAGGCGCTCCGTGTCGACGAAGACGACGACGCGGTCGTTCCAGAGCCGGAAGTCGTGCTCGAAGGCGGTGTAGCCCGACAGTTCGGCCGCGACCTCGTCGCGGTCGTAGTCCTTCGCGATGACCACCGGCGGAGCGTCCGCGAGCGCCTCGGCGGCCGGCAGGTCGGGCGCCGAACTGGTCACCTCGGCGTCGTACTGCTCCAGGTACCACGGCAACGGCAGGCGGTCGTGCCACGCCGGACCGCCCGGCGGTGCGGTCCGCAGCGACGACTCGTTGCGGACGTAGAACACCTCGCCGTCGCCGCCCGGCGGCCGCGTCCCGACGAAGAGGACGTCCGTCCCCTCGTTTGCGGCCGCGACGTCGCCGACAACCTCCATCGTCGGCTTGAGGTCGTTCGCGGGCTGGGCCCACTGGAGGACCTGCTTGTCCTCCTCGGACGCGGAGTTGAAGTACGCCGCGTTGGCGGCGACGGCGCCGCTGAACGCCGCGAGCACGACGAGCGCGGCGAGGCCGACGCTGACCGCGTCCCGCGAGTCGAGCGCGTCGCGGGCGGACGCGACGACGAAGCCGACGCCCGCGGCCGCCGGAACCGCGAGCGGGAGGATCACGTGGACGGCGGCCCAGGGTGCCTGGATGTCGGTCGCGATCGGGTAGCCGAACAGCGACGCGACGGCCCAGTAGGTCGCGAAGGTGACGATCTCGCGCGGCCCGTCGCCGCGGATCCCGTAGCGGTCGACGGCGATGCCCAGCAGGCCGAACGCGATCACCGCCGGCGCGCCGTAGACCAGCGTCTCGGCGAGGTCGTGGAGGTACGGGAGGTACGGGTGGTCCTGGTGGCTCCCGCCGGCCCAGGTGTCGACGAACTTCTCCCCCGCGCCGACCGTGCCGGAGTCGACGACGCCCGGGATCATCGACGGCGTCGTGAACGCCTGCCAGAGATCGGGCCGCGGCGCGTAGAAGAACAACACGACACCGAGAAAGACGGCCGCGGCGCCGACCGCGGCCCCGACGACGCGTCCGAGCGACGCTCGCGGCGTCGGCCCGTGCGCGAGCAATCGTGAGGTGACGGCAGCACGCCACCGGCCGAACACCGCACGCGCCGACTCGCCGCGGGCCCGCGCCGCGATCAGTCGGTGGTCGGCCAGCAGCGCGCCGGCGCCGAGGAAGCAGAGCACGTAGACGATCGCGTTTTCCTTCGTCGTGAACGCGAGCCCGAGCGAGAACGCCGCGGGGAACGCATAACGGAGCCGTCCGGTGTCGAAGCCGCGGACGACGAAGCCGAGCGCGACGAACGAAAGCGCCGCCACGAGGACGTCGTTGCGCATAAACCGCGAGTAGTAGACCAAGAGCGGATTCAGCGCGAGGAGCGCCGCGAGCGCGACGAGCTCCGTGTTCCGGAGCCGCTCGCGGAACAGCCACACCGACAGCGGCAGGAGCGCTCCGATCACCGCGACCGGGAGGCGCGCCGAGAAGTCCGAGACGGGGAGCAGCGCGAACAGCCAGTCGTTGACGATCGGCAGGAACGGCCCGTGGACGATCGGCCGGTACTCGTGGACGCCCGTCTCGTGGTACCGGAGGATCCAGTAGCCGACCCGACCCTCGTCCCAGTGGAAGATCCGCCCGCCGAGCGCGGCGGTCCGGAGGACCAGCGCGGCGACAGTGAACGCGACCACGCCGACGAGGGTATGCCGCCGGCCGAAGTGGTACTTCTCTCGCGTTCGCGAGACGACCTCCGAAATCGCTGTCGCCTCGCCGACCGTCGATTCGGTGCCGGCCGACGCGTCCGCGGCCGATTCGGTCCGATCGGCCCCGGCCGGATCCGAGAGCGTGTCGTCGCCGGGGCGCGACGGCGTCCCGCGGGCGGACTGGGGTTGCTCGCCGATCTCGTCGGCGGACGAGACGTCGGCGGACGAATCGCTGGAGGGCGGAGCGTCGGAGTCGCGGGGGCCCGCGTCAGGGCTCATCGTCACTGTGTGTCGGCCACGCCGTTACAACTCTTGTGTTTGGAATTCCGAGGGGTCGTGTTTCGACGCCCCGGCCTCGCGGGTGCGGCCTCCGGTCCGCGGCGTGCCGATACCTCTTTGACGCCGCCGTGGGACCGCCCGGTATGGTAACGCTCGGACTGGTGGTGACCGAGTTCAACGCCTCGGTCACCGATCGGATGGCGGAGGCCGCGAAGGAGGCGGCCGTCGAACGCGACGCGACGATCACGGAGACGCTGCGGGTGCCCGGCGTGTACGACTCGCCGCTGGCGGCCGATCGGCTGGCGCGACGGGACGAGGTCGAGGCGGTCGCCGTCGTGGGCGCGATCGTCACCGGCGACACGGACCACGATCAGGTCATCGCCGACGCGGCGGCGCAGTCGCTCACGGAGGTGAGCCTCGACCGCGACGTCCCGGTCACGCTCGGCGTCTCCGGGCCGGGGCAGAGCGGGGCCGAAGCGCGGGAGCGAGTCGACAAAGGTGCGGAAGCGGTAAACGCCGCGGTCGATATGGTGGAGACGTTAGCATGAGTTTCGATTTCGCAGATCGGGTCGAACGGGTGGAACCGAGCGCGACGCTCGCGATCAGCAACAAGGCGAGCGAACTGGAAGCGGAGGGCGTCGACGTCGTCGACCTCTCGGTCGGCGAACCCGACTTCCCCACGCCCGAGAACATCGTCTCGGCGGGCCAGGAGGCGATGGCTGCCGGGCACACCGGCTACACCCCCTCGAACGGGATTCCGGAACTCCGGGAGGCGATCGCGTCGAAGCTCCGCGACGACGGCATCGACGCCGAGTCCGGCGAAGTGATCGTCACGCCCGGCGGGAAGCAGGCGCTCTTCGAGACGTTCCAGACGCTGATCGACGACGGTGACGAGGTCGTTCTCCTCGACCCCGCGTGGGTCTCCTACGAGGCGATGGCGAAGCTCTCGGGCGGCTCGCTCAACCGCGTCGACCTCGCGCCCTACGACTTCCAGCTGGAGCCCGCACTCGACGACCTCGGCGCGGCCGTCTCCGACGACACCGAACTGCTCGTCGTGAACTCCCCGTCGAACCCGACAGGCGCGGTCTACTCCGACGCGGCGCTGGAAGGCGTCCGCGACCTG
This is a stretch of genomic DNA from Halobellus sp. MBLA0158. It encodes these proteins:
- a CDS encoding 5-(carboxyamino)imidazole ribonucleotide synthase, which gives rise to MTVTVPGPTLGVVGGGQLGRMLAEAAAPLGVEVIVLDPTPDCPAAPVARDQVVGDFDDPEAFRELAARVDALTFEIELADAELLDSVAGEFGLSVNPAPETLETIEDKLVQKRELEQAGVPVPPFRRVDDADDLREALAEFGEVMLKARTGGYDGRGNVPVTDPADAEDAMEAVGGPAMAETFVDFARELSVIAVQGDDEVRTFPAGENVHEEEILRETILPARTDDEVLDRADEVARDVLETLDGRGVFGIELFETPDGEISVNEIAPRPHNSGHWTIEGARTSQFEQHVRAVLGWPLGSTRLRCPTVMANVLGTVDEPKPARLGNGEAVLEDENASLHWYGKDEVRPLRKMGHVTLTGGDSGDGARADPGDLLAHAREARDALRFE
- a CDS encoding flippase activity-associated protein Agl23; this encodes MSPDAGPRDSDAPPSSDSSADVSSADEIGEQPQSARGTPSRPGDDTLSDPAGADRTESAADASAGTESTVGEATAISEVVSRTREKYHFGRRHTLVGVVAFTVAALVLRTAALGGRIFHWDEGRVGYWILRYHETGVHEYRPIVHGPFLPIVNDWLFALLPVSDFSARLPVAVIGALLPLSVWLFRERLRNTELVALAALLALNPLLVYYSRFMRNDVLVAALSFVALGFVVRGFDTGRLRYAFPAAFSLGLAFTTKENAIVYVLCFLGAGALLADHRLIAARARGESARAVFGRWRAAVTSRLLAHGPTPRASLGRVVGAAVGAAAVFLGVVLFFYAPRPDLWQAFTTPSMIPGVVDSGTVGAGEKFVDTWAGGSHQDHPYLPYLHDLAETLVYGAPAVIAFGLLGIAVDRYGIRGDGPREIVTFATYWAVASLFGYPIATDIQAPWAAVHVILPLAVPAAAGVGFVVASARDALDSRDAVSVGLAALVVLAAFSGAVAANAAYFNSASEEDKQVLQWAQPANDLKPTMEVVGDVAAANEGTDVLFVGTRPPGGDGEVFYVRNESSLRTAPPGGPAWHDRLPLPWYLEQYDAEVTSSAPDLPAAEALADAPPVVIAKDYDRDEVAAELSGYTAFEHDFRLWNDRVVVFVDTERLREVAPEYAERGEPVE
- the ribH gene encoding 6,7-dimethyl-8-ribityllumazine synthase; translated protein: MVTLGLVVTEFNASVTDRMAEAAKEAAVERDATITETLRVPGVYDSPLAADRLARRDEVEAVAVVGAIVTGDTDHDQVIADAAAQSLTEVSLDRDVPVTLGVSGPGQSGAEARERVDKGAEAVNAAVDMVETLA
- a CDS encoding pyridoxal phosphate-dependent aminotransferase — protein: MSFDFADRVERVEPSATLAISNKASELEAEGVDVVDLSVGEPDFPTPENIVSAGQEAMAAGHTGYTPSNGIPELREAIASKLRDDGIDAESGEVIVTPGGKQALFETFQTLIDDGDEVVLLDPAWVSYEAMAKLSGGSLNRVDLAPYDFQLEPALDDLGAAVSDDTELLVVNSPSNPTGAVYSDAALEGVRDLAVEHDVTVISDEIYQQITYGVEPTSLATLDGMGDRTVTINGFSKAYSMTGWRLGYLHAPESLVSQAGKLHSHSVSCAVNFVQHAGLEALENTDEAVLEMRDAFRERRDMLSDLFAEHGVDVPVGDGAFYMMLPVDEDDQAWCSGAIEDAHVATVPGSAFGSPGYARISYAASEERLREAVDRLAEHGYL